Proteins from a single region of Haemorhous mexicanus isolate bHaeMex1 chromosome 4, bHaeMex1.pri, whole genome shotgun sequence:
- the ABRAXAS1 gene encoding BRCA1-A complex subunit Abraxas 1 isoform X2 — MMLKLFIQSTYRSIFHATSCSGELNELALKKILSGCKKSVIGWYKFRRNTDQTMTFRERVLHKNLQSHLSNQGLVFLLLTSSVMTESCSTYRLEHALHRPQEGLFQKVPLVVTNLGMGEQQGYRTVSGSCVSSGFVRAMRQHRSEFFHEDGSLQEVHKINEMYTTLQEELKKICITVEVSERSVEKLLAEVSQLKEEIKRKKQKNCSGEDKNHPVEPKENVLLCQALQTFFPNSRLQTCIISFKGQQISKNCCNTDHHINVMDELTLMVEERDFTEAETRHPSKRKVRETTSVSKSFKKSRSLQLHQEPLQDQEDSDQERKLTLSSTETDDDVFEKTRDGKEYPHSPTF; from the exons ATGATGTTGAAGTTGTTTATACAATCG ACATACAGAAGCATATTCCATGCTACCAGTTGTTCAG GAGAATTGAATGAACTTGCCCTGAAGAAAATACTATCAGGCTGTAAGAAG AGTGTAATAGGATGGTACAAATTCAGACGTAACACAGACCAGACCATGACATTCCGGGAAAGAGTTCTTCATAAAAACCTGCAGTCACACCTATCAAATCAGGGGCTTGTATTCCTCCTTTTAACCTCTAGTGTGATGACAGAAAGCTGTTCTACTTACAGATTGGAACATGCTCTACATCGGCCTCAGGAAGG ACTTTTCCAGAAAGTCCCTTTGGTGGTTACCAACTTGGGCATGGGAGAACAGCAAGGTTACAGAACAGTGTCCGGTTCCTGTGTATCCTCTGGTTTTGTGAGAGCCATGAGACAACACAG GTCAGAATTCTTCCATGAAGATGGGTCCCTACAAGAGGTTCATAAGATAAATGAGATGTACACCACCTTGCAGGAGGAACTGAAG AAAATATGCATTACAGTAGAAGTCAGTGAACGATCTGTAGAGAAACTCTTAGCAGAGGTGAGccaattaaaagaagaaataaagaggaaaaagcaaaaaaattgtTCAG gagaaGACAAAAACCACCCAGTAGAGCCAAAGGAGAATGTTCTCCTTTGCCAGGCACTACaaacatttttccccaattccaGACTTCAGACATGCATTATTTCTTTCAAAGGCCAACAGATATCCAAGAACTGCTGTAACACAGACCATCATATTAATGTCATGGACGAACTAACTCTCATGGTAGAGGAAAGAGACTTCACTGAAGCTGAAACAAGGCATCCAAGCAAGCGTAAGGTCAGGGAGACCACATCAGTTTCAAAGTCATTCAAAAAGTCCAGATCATTGCAGCTTCACCAAGAACCACTTCAAGACCAAGAGGACAGTGATCAGGAAAGGAAGCTTACACTGAGTAGCACTGAAACAGATGACGACGTGTTTGAAAAAACCAGAGATGGAAAGGAATACCCACACTCTCCTACTTTCTGA
- the ABRAXAS1 gene encoding BRCA1-A complex subunit Abraxas 1 isoform X3: MTFRERVLHKNLQSHLSNQGLVFLLLTSSVMTESCSTYRLEHALHRPQEGLFQKVPLVVTNLGMGEQQGYRTVSGSCVSSGFVRAMRQHRSEFFHEDGSLQEVHKINEMYTTLQEELKKICITVEVSERSVEKLLAEVSQLKEEIKRKKQKNCSGEDKNHPVEPKENVLLCQALQTFFPNSRLQTCIISFKGQQISKNCCNTDHHINVMDELTLMVEERDFTEAETRHPSKRKVRETTSVSKSFKKSRSLQLHQEPLQDQEDSDQERKLTLSSTETDDDVFEKTRDGKEYPHSPTF, from the exons ATGACATTCCGGGAAAGAGTTCTTCATAAAAACCTGCAGTCACACCTATCAAATCAGGGGCTTGTATTCCTCCTTTTAACCTCTAGTGTGATGACAGAAAGCTGTTCTACTTACAGATTGGAACATGCTCTACATCGGCCTCAGGAAGG ACTTTTCCAGAAAGTCCCTTTGGTGGTTACCAACTTGGGCATGGGAGAACAGCAAGGTTACAGAACAGTGTCCGGTTCCTGTGTATCCTCTGGTTTTGTGAGAGCCATGAGACAACACAG GTCAGAATTCTTCCATGAAGATGGGTCCCTACAAGAGGTTCATAAGATAAATGAGATGTACACCACCTTGCAGGAGGAACTGAAG AAAATATGCATTACAGTAGAAGTCAGTGAACGATCTGTAGAGAAACTCTTAGCAGAGGTGAGccaattaaaagaagaaataaagaggaaaaagcaaaaaaattgtTCAG gagaaGACAAAAACCACCCAGTAGAGCCAAAGGAGAATGTTCTCCTTTGCCAGGCACTACaaacatttttccccaattccaGACTTCAGACATGCATTATTTCTTTCAAAGGCCAACAGATATCCAAGAACTGCTGTAACACAGACCATCATATTAATGTCATGGACGAACTAACTCTCATGGTAGAGGAAAGAGACTTCACTGAAGCTGAAACAAGGCATCCAAGCAAGCGTAAGGTCAGGGAGACCACATCAGTTTCAAAGTCATTCAAAAAGTCCAGATCATTGCAGCTTCACCAAGAACCACTTCAAGACCAAGAGGACAGTGATCAGGAAAGGAAGCTTACACTGAGTAGCACTGAAACAGATGACGACGTGTTTGAAAAAACCAGAGATGGAAAGGAATACCCACACTCTCCTACTTTCTGA
- the ABRAXAS1 gene encoding BRCA1-A complex subunit Abraxas 1 isoform X1: protein MEGESTSALLSGFVFGALAFQHLSTDSDTEGFLLGDVKGEAKNSITDSQMDDVEVVYTIDIQKHIPCYQLFSFYNSAGELNELALKKILSGCKKSVIGWYKFRRNTDQTMTFRERVLHKNLQSHLSNQGLVFLLLTSSVMTESCSTYRLEHALHRPQEGLFQKVPLVVTNLGMGEQQGYRTVSGSCVSSGFVRAMRQHRSEFFHEDGSLQEVHKINEMYTTLQEELKKICITVEVSERSVEKLLAEVSQLKEEIKRKKQKNCSGEDKNHPVEPKENVLLCQALQTFFPNSRLQTCIISFKGQQISKNCCNTDHHINVMDELTLMVEERDFTEAETRHPSKRKVRETTSVSKSFKKSRSLQLHQEPLQDQEDSDQERKLTLSSTETDDDVFEKTRDGKEYPHSPTF from the exons ATGGAGGGCGAGAGCACCTCGGCCCTGCTCTCGGGCTTCGTGTTCGGCGCCCTCGCCTtccagcacctcagcaccgACTCGGACACG GAAGGTTTTCTCCTTGGAGATGTGAAAGGTGAAGCCAAGAACAGCATCACAGACTCACAAATGGATGATGTTGAAGTTGTTTATACAATCG ACATACAGAAGCATATTCCATGCTACCAGTTGTTCAG CTTTTATAATTCTGCAGGAGAATTGAATGAACTTGCCCTGAAGAAAATACTATCAGGCTGTAAGAAG AGTGTAATAGGATGGTACAAATTCAGACGTAACACAGACCAGACCATGACATTCCGGGAAAGAGTTCTTCATAAAAACCTGCAGTCACACCTATCAAATCAGGGGCTTGTATTCCTCCTTTTAACCTCTAGTGTGATGACAGAAAGCTGTTCTACTTACAGATTGGAACATGCTCTACATCGGCCTCAGGAAGG ACTTTTCCAGAAAGTCCCTTTGGTGGTTACCAACTTGGGCATGGGAGAACAGCAAGGTTACAGAACAGTGTCCGGTTCCTGTGTATCCTCTGGTTTTGTGAGAGCCATGAGACAACACAG GTCAGAATTCTTCCATGAAGATGGGTCCCTACAAGAGGTTCATAAGATAAATGAGATGTACACCACCTTGCAGGAGGAACTGAAG AAAATATGCATTACAGTAGAAGTCAGTGAACGATCTGTAGAGAAACTCTTAGCAGAGGTGAGccaattaaaagaagaaataaagaggaaaaagcaaaaaaattgtTCAG gagaaGACAAAAACCACCCAGTAGAGCCAAAGGAGAATGTTCTCCTTTGCCAGGCACTACaaacatttttccccaattccaGACTTCAGACATGCATTATTTCTTTCAAAGGCCAACAGATATCCAAGAACTGCTGTAACACAGACCATCATATTAATGTCATGGACGAACTAACTCTCATGGTAGAGGAAAGAGACTTCACTGAAGCTGAAACAAGGCATCCAAGCAAGCGTAAGGTCAGGGAGACCACATCAGTTTCAAAGTCATTCAAAAAGTCCAGATCATTGCAGCTTCACCAAGAACCACTTCAAGACCAAGAGGACAGTGATCAGGAAAGGAAGCTTACACTGAGTAGCACTGAAACAGATGACGACGTGTTTGAAAAAACCAGAGATGGAAAGGAATACCCACACTCTCCTACTTTCTGA
- the MRPS18C gene encoding small ribosomal subunit protein bS18m codes for MAAGAARDRHGRSRTRSGTAGLHHGGATTMAGAGTSGNNPPEKARGQAAANCLSRVGNTALLLASGGAARRAGVMAAQAVAARIRWPRLVLAKLWTRPRRLHHEGQPEGQPERSDQPIQMENPYKDPPKRCVLCGINVDYKNVQLLSQFVSPYTGSIYGRHITGLCNKKQKEITKAIKRAHVFGFMPVMFKNPQFITDPKLCNIKYPE; via the exons ATGGCCGCGGGGGCTGCGCGGGACCGTCACGGCCGCAGCAGGACCCGAAGCGGGACCGCCGGACTGCACCACGGAGGCGCAACCACCATGGCGGGAGCGGGGACTTCTGGTAACAACCCGCCGGAGAAAGCACgtggccaggctgctgccaaTTGTCTGTCCCGAGTCGGGAACACCGCACTGCTATTGGCCAGTGGGGGGGCGGCTCGCCGTGCGGGTGTCATGGCGGCGCAGGCCGTGGCGGCGCGGATTCGCTGGCCGCGCCTGGTTCTCG CGAAGCTGTGGACGCGGCCGCGCCGCCTGCACCATGAAGGGCAGCCTGAGGGGCAGCCTGAGCGCTCGGACCAG CCCATACAGATGGAGAACCCCTACAAAGATCCTCCAAAGAGATGTGTCTTATGTGGAATAAATGTGGACTACAAGAATGTGCAG CTTCTTTCCCAGTTTGTTTCTCCATATACTGGCTCCATTTATGGCAGGCATATCACAG GCTTGTGCAAcaagaagcagaaggaaattaCAAAAGCCATTAAAAGAGCTCATGTATTTG gattTATGCCAGTTATGTTTAAGAACCCACAATTTATCACAGACCCCAAGCTATGTAACATCAAGTATCCAGAGTGA